One window of the Trifolium pratense cultivar HEN17-A07 linkage group LG2, ARS_RC_1.1, whole genome shotgun sequence genome contains the following:
- the LOC123907591 gene encoding uncharacterized protein LOC123907591, producing MANQTRFSTTTNKHNHKPHFSFISSFSTPLRSPDSGDRQQFINPSFMDSHSQSQSQSQDPLPPKNKTGIIAFVVLRWFIAILLPFVFLFSVPFILGLLLLILADFSVPNPISLPSHCKIVSTGVDIRSSKICELGLLDYKAKDVFRHFERSKFRCRYDYYWASVFKVEYKDHFSGQRQVAFAEAPSEALPLYCRPNFGAAWLTQYKFKVNETYDCWYTSGISKVHLYQENLFGCHADEQSAIEKIIQYFTQAMETINYSFSDKGRRAKYWRWEILVGVISGIATSLITVTFIMFLKLLLSSLRRPFAAWILSWRVNAVLIRRTCFLVAYISFVAWLAIEYGKKLGLMDIFRFPRS from the exons ATGGCGAACCAAACCCGGTTTTCTACAACCACAAACAAACATAATCATAAACCCCATTTCTCTTTCATTTCCTCATTTTCAACACCACTCCGATCACCGGATTCCGGTGACCGGCAACAATTCATAAACCCTTCCTTCATGGACTCTCACTCCCAATCCCAATCTCAATCCCAGGACCCCCTTCCCCCTAAGAACAAAACTGGAATAATCGCTTTCGTCGTTCTCCGATGGTTTATCGCAATTCTATTACCCTTCGTTTTCTTGTTCTCTGTTCCTTTTATTTTGGGTTTATTGCTTCTCATCCTCGCTGATTTCTCTGTCCCTAATCCCATTTCTCTTCCATCTCACTGCAAAATCGTCTCCACCG GTGTTGATATTAGATCATCTAAGATTTGTGAACTTGGATTGTTAGATTATAAAGCAAAGGATGTTTTTCGTCATTTTGAAAGAAGCAAATTTCGCTGTCGTTATGATTACTACTGGGCATCAGTATTCAAG GTGGAATACAAAGATCACTTTTCAGGTCAGAGACAAGTTGCGTTTGCTGAGGCTCCGAGTGAAGCCCTTCCTCTTTATTGCAGGCCTAATTTTGGGGCTGCATGGTTGACACAGTACAAATTTAAG GTCAATGAGACTTATGATTGCTGGTACACATCTGGCATTTCCAAAGTTCATTTATATCAAGAAAATCTCTTTGGTTGCCATGCTGACGAGCAGTCTGCTATTGAGAAAATTATACAATATTTTACCCA GGCCATGGAAACAATAAATTATTCGTTTTCCGATAAGGGAAGGAGGGCCAAGTATTGGAGGTGGGAAATATTAGTCGGTGTCATCTCCGGAATTGCAACATCTTTGATCACCGTAACCTTTATTATGTTCCTCAAGCTACTGCTATCTTCATTACGTCGACCTTTTGCAGCATGGATACTTTCTTGGCGTGTCAATGCTGTTCTCATCAGGCGCACTTGTTTTCTTGTTGCATACATATCTTTTGTGGCTTGGTTAGCTATTGAATATGGAAAGAAGCTTGGTCTCATGGATATTTTCAGATTCCCAAGATCATAA